Below is a window of Brassica napus cultivar Da-Ae chromosome A5, Da-Ae, whole genome shotgun sequence DNA.
tctatacaacTCTCAAACAAAGAAGACTGGAAGAGAGTATAGAAGGGATCGAAGCCGACGCAGCAAAATCAACGGAGGAAAAGAGAGGGTCCCACACAATCCACGTTGGCAATAAAAAATAGCAATAAGAGATATCGACCCATCACTTGCAAACCATTACATAATCACAAGTCTCAAGTGGTCTCTCACCTCCAATAAAGAAattggagaggaagaagaagacaccAAACATAAAACTCATCTTCTGACATTAAAAACCCAGAATCCAAGAACCACTCTTCACGCTCTCACACGGGTCTTTGTGTTCGGCGTTGTAAACAATGCTGcttcctctcttcttcctcctcctcctcctcaatctccatctctcttcctcctcttcaaTCTCCTTCCCTGATTTTCAGATCATCGACGTTTTACAACCGCTCACCGTCACTGGAACCCTCCCGGATTTCAACAACACCCACTTCGCCGACGAGTCTAAGTACACTCTTCGTCTCCTCCACCGTGATAGATTCCCTTCCGTTTCTTACCGTAACCACCACCACCGTCTCCACGCCCGTCTGCGCAGAGACACAGACCGAGTCGCCGCCATCCTCCGCCGCATTTCCGGCAAAACAGTACCTTCCGGTTCCAAGTACGAAGTCGACGACTTTGGCTCCGATGTGGTCTCCGGCATGGACCAAGGGAGCGGCGAGTACTTCGTCAGAATCGGCGTCGGAAGTCCGCCGCGAGATCAGTACATGGTGATTGACTCCGGTAGCGACATGGTTTGGGTTCAGTGTCAGCCTTGCAAGCTCTGTTACAAACAATCCGACCCGGTTTTCGACCCGGCTAAATCCGGATCCTATACCGGAGTCTCCTGCGGGTCCTCCGTCTGCGACCGGATCGAAAACTCCGGCTGCCACTCCGGCGGGTGTCGCTACGAGGTCATGTACGGAGACGGGTCTTACACTAAAGGGACGTTAGCTCTCGAAACGCTGACGTTTGGTAGGACGGTGATTCGAAACGTCGCGATGGGATGCGGCCACCGGAACAGAGGAATGTTCGTCGGGGCAGCCGGTTTATTAGGTATCGGAGGCGGTTCGATGTCTTTCGTGGGACAATTAACCGGTCAAACCGGAGGTGCGTTCGGTTATTGTTTAGTGAGCCGCGGCACAGACTCGACCGGTTCGTTGGTTTTCGGGCGTGAAGCTTTGCCCGTTGGTGCCTCGTGGGTCCCGCTCGTCCGTAACCCGCGTGCGCCGAGCTTCTACTACGTTGGTCTCAAGGGCCTCGGAGTAGGCGGCGTTAGAATCGCTTTACCGGACGATGTTTTCGACTTAACCGAAACCGGCGACGGCGGTGTGGTTATGGACACCGGAACCGCCGTCACAAGGCTTCCCACGGCGGCTTACGCTGCGTTCCGGGATGGGTTTAAGGCCCAGACAGCAAACTTGCCGCGAGCTTCCGGCGTATCGATATTCGACACGTGTTACGACCTGTCCGGGTTTGTTTCGGTCCGAGTTCCGACCGTGTCGTTCTATTTCACGGAGGGTCCGGTTTTGACTTTACCAGCGAGGAATTTCTT
It encodes the following:
- the LOC125608845 gene encoding protein ASPARTIC PROTEASE IN GUARD CELL 2, which gives rise to MLLPLFFLLLLLNLHLSSSSSISFPDFQIIDVLQPLTVTGTLPDFNNTHFADESKYTLRLLHRDRFPSVSYRNHHHRLHARLRRDTDRVAAILRRISGKTVPSGSKYEVDDFGSDVVSGMDQGSGEYFVRIGVGSPPRDQYMVIDSGSDMVWVQCQPCKLCYKQSDPVFDPAKSGSYTGVSCGSSVCDRIENSGCHSGGCRYEVMYGDGSYTKGTLALETLTFGRTVIRNVAMGCGHRNRGMFVGAAGLLGIGGGSMSFVGQLTGQTGGAFGYCLVSRGTDSTGSLVFGREALPVGASWVPLVRNPRAPSFYYVGLKGLGVGGVRIALPDDVFDLTETGDGGVVMDTGTAVTRLPTAAYAAFRDGFKAQTANLPRASGVSIFDTCYDLSGFVSVRVPTVSFYFTEGPVLTLPARNFLMPVDDSGTYCFAFAASPTGLSIIGNIQQEGIQVSFDGANGFVGFGPNVC